The genome window GCAGAGGCGGTAACAGAGATCGGGATTTTAGCGGACGGGAAAAAACAGGTCAGCACGGACAAAAATGAATATATTGCAGACAATGTAATTCTTGCCCCCGGCCGGGTGGGGGCGGAATGGATGGGAGAGACGGCCCGGAAATTCAGCCTGGGCATGAGCCAGCGCGGTATCGAGGTGGGGGTCCGCGTGGAGGTGCACGGGGACATCACCCGGGACCTCTGCAGCATTATCTATGATCCGGTCTTTTTTGTTCAGACCGGCAAATACGACGATCAAACCCGGACCTTCTGCACCAATCAGGGCGGCTATGTGACCCAGGAATTCTACCGGGACTTTGTGTGCGTAAACGGCCATGCCTATTCGGATAAAAAGTCGGAAAACGCCAATTTTGCCTTTCTCTCCAAGGTGGTGCTGACCGATCCGGTAACAGACAACCAATCCTATGGGGAATCCATCGGCCGCCTGGCCACCCTGATCGGCGGCGGCAAACCCCTGCTTCAGCGGTTCGGGGATCTAAAACGCGGCCGCCGGAGCACCTGGCCGCGGATTCGGAAAAGCTACATCGAGCCGACCCTTAAAAATGTGGTTTGCGGTGATATCGCCATGGCCCTGCCGGAGCGGCTCCTCACCAATGTCATAGAAGGGTTGGAGAAGCTTAACCAGGTGGTGCCCGGGGTGTCAAATGACGAGACCCTGCTCTATGCGCCGGAAATCAAGTTCTTTGCCACCCAGATTGAAACCTCCAGGGAACTTGAAACCCGCATTCCCGGACTTTTTGTGGCCGGCGACGGCCCGGGGGTCGCCGGAAACATCGTATCTGCGGCCGCCACAGGGCTTATTCCGGCCAAAGCGATCACCCGGCGGATGTCAGATAACCCAGAATCCCGTTGATGGAATTCCGGGTAAAGTGACGCTCGCGGTCATAAATGGCCGGCGGCAGTTCATGGATTTGATGATAAATGGGATCCCGCGCCGTCAGGTCCTCGATAATGGCCTCCATATCCGGATTTTGCGCGTGCCCGCGGATAATATCGATCCATAATTGGAGCTGATCCCGGGCCAGGCACAAAATTTGCATGCCGTCCGGGTGGTTCCCGTAATGGGCGAACCGGAGGGTGCGGTGAATGTGCGGCGTAATTTCATCCATGGATCTAAAAAAGGCATCCGCGACAAACCGGGGCGGGGTGGCCGGCCGCAGATAAATCCGGCCGCCCAGATCCTGGAAAATCCCGAACAGCTCGCCGCAGAAAAGCTCGTCGTCAAACACGAAACAAAGATGGTGCGGGGCATGGCCGGGGGTGTCAACGGCCCGGATGCCGCCGGCGAAATCAATCTGGTAATCCGACGAAACCCGATCCTCGGGCACCGGCTTGATCTCGCCGTAAACTTCCGCCACATGGCCCAGGGTTTTAAGTGAGCCTTCCCACAGACGGGCCGGATCGATCAGGTGCGGCACCGCCTTTTCATGGCAGACGATCGTTGCCTCCGGAAACCGCTCTGCCATATGCCCGATGCTTCCCGCATGATCCATATGGATGTGGGTTAAAAGGATCAGATCCAGTTTGTTTACGCCCCGCGCCGCCAGAGCCTCGCACAGACGGTCAACGGTGCAGGTCGGACCGGGATCGACCAGAAAGGCGCCCGCCCCGCCCTGATAGACCCAGGCGGAAATAAACCGGGTATAGCCCAGGGACGGTATGTCGAGATCAATTAAATTAAGCATAAGCCGCCATGGCCTCCTTGGCCGCCTCCTTGACCAGATCCGAGTAATCACCCGCCAGCACGGCTTCTATCTTCGGCCGGGCTTCCGGATGGGCGGTTTCGCCAAAAAGATAAAGGATATCCGCCTTAACCGGTTCATCAAGCTCTTCAAACTCCTCCCACAGGGCGTTTACCACCTCAGCGATCAAATCCTGCCGGTGTTCACCCAGATATTCCACCGTGGCCATGGCCCCCAGCCGTACCGGCCACTCCGTATGGGTAAGGAGGCTGTATATGCCGGGAAACACCTTGCCCCAGTCCGCCATCATTTTGGCCAGATCCGAGGCTTTGCCGTCATAGAGGATCTGCTTGAGCGTCTCGCTGCTAAGCTGGGCCGGATCCCGGTTGACCAGAATATCGATGAGTTCCGGCAGCTCCACATTGCCGGCCCAGCGGAACTGATCATCCAGAAACACCGTGGGCACGGAACTGACTTTATCTGCAGCCGCTTTTTCCGGGAACATGGTCCCGTCAATTATCACCAAATGGATCATTTCCTGATGCATGGCCAGGGAAGCCAGCGATTGGACGGTCTGGGGACAGAAGTGACATTCCGGGCTGATATAGACTTTTAAGATCGCCGGCATGCTGATTTTTTCCAGAACATCCGTGTCCGCGAGATGCCGGGCCTGGGCTTCTTTGGTAAGGCCGGAAAGAATTTCAAGAAACGGCTTTAGTTCATGGCCCTGCGGCACGGCCTGATAGGTAATATTCGGCTGTATCCGGATTTCGGGCAGTGAATCATCCGCCTCATATTCGGTCCCGATCCGGACCGCCGGGGCCAGGGTTTCCATCCGGTCCGCAAACTCCCGAAAATCCTCGCTCCGGTTGTCCTGGCTTAAAAATATCCGTATGGAGCGGGGATTTTCCGTTTGCCGGGCCCATTCCGAAATGACTGTCTCATCGTTTGCCATTAATTATATTCCTTGTTTTATTCCAAAATATTACGCCCCTGTCATTCCGAGGAGCGTAAGCGACGAGGAATCTTAAGGTTTCTCGCTGCCGCTGTTCCCGGTAGCTGTAACGAATTTCCGGACAAATGACAACATGAATGTTTCGCAGCCACCCGGTTAACAAGCTATTTTATAGTTTTACATCGCCGGCATAAATGTTATTATATAAAAATTTAGCAAGGATTTATCTATAAGGAATCTAAAAAGTGACTGCCCAGTTTGAAGGACCGGAAAAAAAACTCGAAATCATCCTGTCCCGGCCTATCGCGGGGCTGCGCAGCAATGCGGACGGCCGATGGGATCGGATCGTCAGGGCGAGCGGCTCCTGGATTATCAGCACCGCCGCCACACCGGTGATGGATGCCTATCTGCTGTCCGAATCCAGCCTGTTCGTCTGGGAAGACCGGATTCTTTTGATCACCTGCGGCCAGACCAGCCTGATTGACACCATCCCGGAAATTTTACAGATGGTGGACAAATCGGATATGGCCTTTGTCTTCTATGAGCGCAAGAACCTGATGTATCCGGAATCCCAGCTCTCGGATTTTGAAATCGAGGCCGCCTGGATTTCCAAGTTTTTTCCCGGTAAAAGCTATCGGCTGGGACCGGCCAATGATGATCACGTGCATATATTTTACTCATCCCATGCATCGATCACCACAGATGAGGATATTACCCTGGAACTTTTGATGCATGATCTTAATCCGGATGCCATGCGGGTTTATACACCGGAAAACGGACAGACCGCTGATGGGGTTGTCAGGCAGACCGGAATGGACACCCTTTATCCGGACATGAGCATTGACGCCTATCTGTTTGACCCCTTCGGCTATTCTTTAAACGCGATTGCCGGCAACTCATACTTTACGATACATGTCACGCCACAGTCCACGGGCTCTTACGCAAGCTTTGAGGCCAACCGGGTGGAGGGCGACTATATGGAGCTGGTCAAGCGGGTGCTGGACATCTTTCAGCCCGCTAAATTCAGCTTTGTACTGACCAGTTCGGTAACGGACCAGCATCTGTCCGCAGCCGCCCCGCTGCCCGACCGCATCAACGGGTTCCGCCCGACAGAGAAGAGCATATATGAACTGGACTGCGGGTATCAGGTCAGATATTCAAACTTCATCCGTTCACAGGAACAGGTATAATGGACACACTTGATTTATGGGTCAGGGAGACCCATCAGGACGCGGTGGCACTTAGTTTTAAGGTGGAGGAAACGCTTTTTTCCGGCAAAAGCCCCTTTCAGCAGGTCGATATTGTCAAAACCAAAGACCACGGGGCCATGCTTCTAAATGACGGCATCATCATGGTCTCGGAGCGGGATGAGTACGTTTATCACGAAATGATCGCCCATGTCCCGCTGTTTGTCCATCCAGACCCCGCCCGCGTGCTGGTCATCGGCGGCGGTGACGGCGGAACGGTCCGCGAGGCGGTCAAGCACGATGCGGTCTCCCGGGTGGTCATGGTGGAAATTGATGAGATGGTGGTTAATGCCTGCCGGCAGCACATGCCGTCGATCAGCCATGCCCTGGATGACCCGCGGGTGGAGCTCATCATCGGCGACGGGGTAAAATTCGTGGCATCCACGGATGAAACATTCGATGTGGTGCTGATCGATTCC of Desulfobacterales bacterium contains these proteins:
- a CDS encoding thioredoxin family protein, whose amino-acid sequence is MANDETVISEWARQTENPRSIRIFLSQDNRSEDFREFADRMETLAPAVRIGTEYEADDSLPEIRIQPNITYQAVPQGHELKPFLEILSGLTKEAQARHLADTDVLEKISMPAILKVYISPECHFCPQTVQSLASLAMHQEMIHLVIIDGTMFPEKAAADKVSSVPTVFLDDQFRWAGNVELPELIDILVNRDPAQLSSETLKQILYDGKASDLAKMMADWGKVFPGIYSLLTHTEWPVRLGAMATVEYLGEHRQDLIAEVVNALWEEFEELDEPVKADILYLFGETAHPEARPKIEAVLAGDYSDLVKEAAKEAMAAYA
- a CDS encoding FAD-dependent oxidoreductase, with translation MGTSQQPETFDVVIVGGGPAGLFAAYYLSIHSDSSVLLLEKGKPPRNRKCPMEKSGECLKCEPCQILSGIGGAGLFSDGKLNFIAKLGKTDLTQFLPVSQADELIRETETIFNIFGMDGPVFPSNMDAARVIRRDAKKLGMDLLIIKQKHLGSDCLPGYISRMMAELENRVTIHTAEAVTEIGILADGKKQVSTDKNEYIADNVILAPGRVGAEWMGETARKFSLGMSQRGIEVGVRVEVHGDITRDLCSIIYDPVFFVQTGKYDDQTRTFCTNQGGYVTQEFYRDFVCVNGHAYSDKKSENANFAFLSKVVLTDPVTDNQSYGESIGRLATLIGGGKPLLQRFGDLKRGRRSTWPRIRKSYIEPTLKNVVCGDIAMALPERLLTNVIEGLEKLNQVVPGVSNDETLLYAPEIKFFATQIETSRELETRIPGLFVAGDGPGVAGNIVSAAATGLIPAKAITRRMSDNPESR
- a CDS encoding MBL fold metallo-hydrolase; the protein is MLNLIDLDIPSLGYTRFISAWVYQGGAGAFLVDPGPTCTVDRLCEALAARGVNKLDLILLTHIHMDHAGSIGHMAERFPEATIVCHEKAVPHLIDPARLWEGSLKTLGHVAEVYGEIKPVPEDRVSSDYQIDFAGGIRAVDTPGHAPHHLCFVFDDELFCGELFGIFQDLGGRIYLRPATPPRFVADAFFRSMDEITPHIHRTLRFAHYGNHPDGMQILCLARDQLQLWIDIIRGHAQNPDMEAIIEDLTARDPIYHQIHELPPAIYDRERHFTRNSINGILGYLTSAG
- the speE gene encoding polyamine aminopropyltransferase is translated as MDTLDLWVRETHQDAVALSFKVEETLFSGKSPFQQVDIVKTKDHGAMLLNDGIIMVSERDEYVYHEMIAHVPLFVHPDPARVLVIGGGDGGTVREAVKHDAVSRVVMVEIDEMVVNACRQHMPSISHALDDPRVELIIGDGVKFVASTDETFDVVLIDSTDPIGPAAPLFDRQFYQNVAALLSDNGIMISQAESPFYDFNIQSSMLANQRPFFNRLHMYTFTNLTYPGGLWSFGFGSKTLCPLADFDPARTGNTAIQTQYYTPEIHIAAFMLPRFVQQHLSGRLDPLPPIQAAAI